From Pongo pygmaeus isolate AG05252 chromosome 1, NHGRI_mPonPyg2-v2.0_pri, whole genome shotgun sequence, one genomic window encodes:
- the DEPDC1 gene encoding DEP domain-containing protein 1A isoform X2 — protein sequence MESRGVPPGPYRATKLWNEVTTSFRAGMPLRKHRQHFKKYGNCFTAGEAVDWLYDLLRNNSNFGPEVTRQQTIQLLRKFLKNHVIEDIKGRWGSENVDDNNQLFRFPATSPLKTLPRRHLELRKNNVENFSKDKDSIFKLRNLSRRTPKRHGLHLSQENGEKIKHEIINEDQENAIDNRELSQEDVEEVWRYVILIYLQTILGVPSLEEVINPKQVIPQYIMYNMANTSKHGVVILQNKSDDLPHWVLSAMKCLANWPRSNDMNNPTYVGFERDVFRTIADYFLDLPEPLLTFEYYELFVNILGLLQPHLERVAIDALQLCCLLLPPPNRRKLQLLMRMISRMSQNVDMPKLHDAMGMRSLMIHTFSRCVLCCAEEVDLDELLAGRLVSFLMDHHQEILQVPSYLQTAVEKHLDYLKKGHIENPGDGLFAPLPTYSYCKQISAQEFDEQKVSTSQAAIAELLENIIKNRSLPLKEKRKKLKQFQKEYPLIYQKRFPTMESEAALFGDKPTIKQPMLILRKPKFRSLRY from the exons ATGGAGAGTCGGGGTGTGCCTCCCGGGCCTTATCGGGCCACCAAGCTG TGGAATGAAGTTACCACATCTTTTCGAGCAGGAATGCCTCTGAGAAAACACAgacaacactttaaaaaatatggcaaTTGTTTCACAGCAGGAGAAGCAGTGGATTGGCTTTATGACCTATTAAGAAATAATAGCAATTTTGGTCCTGAAGTTACAAGGCAACAGACTATCCAACTGTTGAGGAAATTTCTTAAGAATCATGTAATTGAAGATATCAAAGGGAGGTGGGGATCAGAAAATGTTGATGATAACAACCAGCTCTTCAG ATTTCCTGCAACTTCGCCACTTAAAACTCTACCACGAAGGCATCTAGAATTGAGAAAAAACAACGTAGAGAACTTTTCCAAAGACAAAGATAGCATTTTTAAATTACGAAACTTATCTCGTAGAACTCCTAAAAGGCATGGATTACATTTATCTCAG GAAAATGGCGAGAAAATAAAGCATGAAATAATCAATGAAGATCAAGAAAATGCAATTGATAATAGAGAACTAAGCCAGGAAGATGTTGAAGAAGTTTGGAGATATGTTATTCTGATCTA CCTGCAAACCATTTTAGGTGTGCCATCCCTAGAAGAAGTCATAAATCCAAAACAAGTAATTCCCCAATATATAATGTACAACATGGCCAATACAAGTAAACATGGAGTAGTTATACTACAAAACAAATCAG aTGACCTCCCTCACTGGGTATTATCTGCCATGAAGTGCCTAGCAAATT GGCCAAGAAGCAATGATATGAATAATCCAACTTATGTTGGATTTGAACGAGATGTATTCAGAACAATTGCAGATTATTTTCTAGATCTCCCTGAACCTCTACTTACTTTTGAATATTACGAATTATTTGTAAACATTCTGG GTTTGCTGCAACCTCATTTAGAGAGGGTTGCCATCGATGCTCTACAGTTATGTTGTTTGTTACTTCCCCCACCAAATCGTAGAAAGCTTCAACTTTTAATGCGTATGATTTCCCGAATGAGTCAAAATGTTGATATGCCCAAACTTCATGATGCAATGGGTATGAGATCACTG atgATACATACCTTTTCTCGATGTGTGTTATGCTGTGCTGAAGAAGTGGATCTTGATGAGCTTCTTGCTGGAAGATTAGTTTCTTTCTTAATGGATCATCATCAGGAAATTCTTCAAGTACCCTCTTACTTACAGACTGCAGTGGAAAAACATCTTGACTACTTAAAAAAGGGACAT ATTGAAAATCCTGGAGATGGTCTATTTGCTCCTTTGCCAACTTACTCATACTGTAAGCAGATTAGTGCTCAGGAGTTTGATGAGCAAAAAGTTTCTACCTCTCAAGCTGCAATTGCAGAACttctagaaaatattattaaaaacaggagtttacctctaaaggagaagagaaaaaaactaaaacag tttcagaaggaatatcCTTTGATATATCAGAAAAGATTTCCAACCATGGAGAGTGAAGCAGCACTTTTTGGTGACAAACCTACAATCAAGCAACCAATGCTGATTTTAAGAAAACCAAAGTTCCGTAGTCTAAGATACtaa
- the DEPDC1 gene encoding DEP domain-containing protein 1A isoform X1 — MESRGVPPGPYRATKLWNEVTTSFRAGMPLRKHRQHFKKYGNCFTAGEAVDWLYDLLRNNSNFGPEVTRQQTIQLLRKFLKNHVIEDIKGRWGSENVDDNNQLFRFPATSPLKTLPRRHLELRKNNVENFSKDKDSIFKLRNLSRRTPKRHGLHLSQENGEKIKHEIINEDQENAIDNRELSQEDVEEVWRYVILIYLQTILGVPSLEEVINPKQVIPQYIMYNMANTSKHGVVILQNKSDDLPHWVLSAMKCLANWPRSNDMNNPTYVGFERDVFRTIADYFLDLPEPLLTFEYYELFVNILVVCGYITVSDRSSGIHKIQDDPQSSKFLHLNNLNSFKSTECLLLSLLHREKNKEESDSTERLQISIPGFQERCAKKMQLVNLRNRRVSANDIMGGSCHNLIGLSSMHDLSSNSKPRCCSLEGIVDVSGNSSKEASSVFHQSFPNIEGQNNKLFLESKPKQEFLLNLHSEENIQKPFSAGFKRTSTLTVQDQEELCNGKCKSKQLCRSQSLLLRSSTRRNSYINTPVAEIIMKPNVGQGSTSVQTAMESELGESSATINKRLCKSTIELSENSLLPASSMLTGTQSLLQPHLERVAIDALQLCCLLLPPPNRRKLQLLMRMISRMSQNVDMPKLHDAMGMRSLMIHTFSRCVLCCAEEVDLDELLAGRLVSFLMDHHQEILQVPSYLQTAVEKHLDYLKKGHIENPGDGLFAPLPTYSYCKQISAQEFDEQKVSTSQAAIAELLENIIKNRSLPLKEKRKKLKQFQKEYPLIYQKRFPTMESEAALFGDKPTIKQPMLILRKPKFRSLRY, encoded by the exons ATGGAGAGTCGGGGTGTGCCTCCCGGGCCTTATCGGGCCACCAAGCTG TGGAATGAAGTTACCACATCTTTTCGAGCAGGAATGCCTCTGAGAAAACACAgacaacactttaaaaaatatggcaaTTGTTTCACAGCAGGAGAAGCAGTGGATTGGCTTTATGACCTATTAAGAAATAATAGCAATTTTGGTCCTGAAGTTACAAGGCAACAGACTATCCAACTGTTGAGGAAATTTCTTAAGAATCATGTAATTGAAGATATCAAAGGGAGGTGGGGATCAGAAAATGTTGATGATAACAACCAGCTCTTCAG ATTTCCTGCAACTTCGCCACTTAAAACTCTACCACGAAGGCATCTAGAATTGAGAAAAAACAACGTAGAGAACTTTTCCAAAGACAAAGATAGCATTTTTAAATTACGAAACTTATCTCGTAGAACTCCTAAAAGGCATGGATTACATTTATCTCAG GAAAATGGCGAGAAAATAAAGCATGAAATAATCAATGAAGATCAAGAAAATGCAATTGATAATAGAGAACTAAGCCAGGAAGATGTTGAAGAAGTTTGGAGATATGTTATTCTGATCTA CCTGCAAACCATTTTAGGTGTGCCATCCCTAGAAGAAGTCATAAATCCAAAACAAGTAATTCCCCAATATATAATGTACAACATGGCCAATACAAGTAAACATGGAGTAGTTATACTACAAAACAAATCAG aTGACCTCCCTCACTGGGTATTATCTGCCATGAAGTGCCTAGCAAATT GGCCAAGAAGCAATGATATGAATAATCCAACTTATGTTGGATTTGAACGAGATGTATTCAGAACAATTGCAGATTATTTTCTAGATCTCCCTGAACCTCTACTTACTTTTGAATATTACGAATTATTTGTAAACATTCTGG TTGTTTGTGGCTACATCACAGTTTCAGATAGATCCAGTGGGATACATAAAATCCAAGATGATCCACAGTCTTCAAAATTCCTTCACTTAAACAATTTGAATTCCTTCAAATCAACTGAGTGCCTTCTTCTCAGTCTGCttcatagagaaaaaaacaaagaagaatcaGATTCTACTGAGAGACTACAGATAAGCATTCCAGGATTTCAAGAAAGATGTGCTAAGAAAATGCAGCTAGTTAATTTAAGAAACAGAAGAGTGAGTGCTAATGACATAATGGGAGGAAGTTGTCATAATTTAATAGGGTTAAGTAGTATGCATGATCTATCCTCTAACAGCAAACCAAGGTGCTGTTCTTTGGAAGGAATTGTAGATGTGTCAGGGAATTCAAGTAAAGAGGCATCCAGTGTCTTTCATCAATCTTTTCCGAACATAGAAGGACAAAATAATAAACTGTTTTTAGAGTCTAAGCCCAAACAGGAATTCCTGTTGAATCTTCATTCAGAGGAAAATATTCAAAAGCCATTCAGTGCTGGTTTTAAGAGAACCTCTACTTTGACTGTTCAAGACCAAGAGGAGTTGTGTAatgggaaatgcaagtcaaaacagCTTTGTAGGTCTCAGAGTTTGCTTTTAAGAAGTAGTACAAGAAGGAATAGTTATATCAATACACCAGTGGCTGAAATTATCATGAAACCAAATGTTGGACAAGGCAGCACAAGTGTGCAAACAGCTATGGAAAGTGAACTCGGAGAGTCTAGTGCCACAATCAATAAAAGACTCTGCAAAAGTACAATAGAActttcagaaaattctttacttCCAGCTTCTTCTATGTTGACTGGCACACAAA GTTTGCTGCAACCTCATTTAGAGAGGGTTGCCATCGATGCTCTACAGTTATGTTGTTTGTTACTTCCCCCACCAAATCGTAGAAAGCTTCAACTTTTAATGCGTATGATTTCCCGAATGAGTCAAAATGTTGATATGCCCAAACTTCATGATGCAATGGGTATGAGATCACTG atgATACATACCTTTTCTCGATGTGTGTTATGCTGTGCTGAAGAAGTGGATCTTGATGAGCTTCTTGCTGGAAGATTAGTTTCTTTCTTAATGGATCATCATCAGGAAATTCTTCAAGTACCCTCTTACTTACAGACTGCAGTGGAAAAACATCTTGACTACTTAAAAAAGGGACAT ATTGAAAATCCTGGAGATGGTCTATTTGCTCCTTTGCCAACTTACTCATACTGTAAGCAGATTAGTGCTCAGGAGTTTGATGAGCAAAAAGTTTCTACCTCTCAAGCTGCAATTGCAGAACttctagaaaatattattaaaaacaggagtttacctctaaaggagaagagaaaaaaactaaaacag tttcagaaggaatatcCTTTGATATATCAGAAAAGATTTCCAACCATGGAGAGTGAAGCAGCACTTTTTGGTGACAAACCTACAATCAAGCAACCAATGCTGATTTTAAGAAAACCAAAGTTCCGTAGTCTAAGATACtaa